One window of the Sphaerochaeta associata genome contains the following:
- a CDS encoding non-canonical purine NTP pyrophosphatase — MNILLASNNTHKREEFSRMLGAHTIILPKELGLSFDFEEDKPTFTENALGKALALAESAPKNMVVLADDSGLCVDALGGGPGVRTARYGMETFGRQLESDERNTFLLENLAHLKSPSERSAQFVCALALVVDKHRIFTICESVHGQIAATGYGKGGFGYDPVFYVTEAGKTMAELTDDEKDHYSHRGRATRHLITLLGEIS, encoded by the coding sequence ATGAATATTCTTTTGGCATCAAATAATACCCATAAGCGGGAGGAGTTCTCCCGCATGCTCGGCGCCCATACCATCATTTTACCTAAGGAGCTGGGTCTGAGTTTCGACTTCGAGGAAGACAAGCCGACCTTCACCGAGAATGCTTTGGGCAAGGCATTGGCACTCGCTGAATCTGCTCCGAAAAATATGGTTGTCCTTGCCGACGATTCCGGACTTTGCGTGGATGCATTGGGCGGCGGTCCGGGAGTCAGGACTGCCCGCTACGGAATGGAAACATTCGGCAGGCAGCTGGAAAGTGATGAACGCAATACGTTCCTGTTGGAAAATTTAGCACATCTGAAGTCCCCTTCTGAACGCAGTGCACAGTTTGTCTGTGCCTTGGCTCTGGTTGTGGATAAGCATCGCATCTTTACCATATGTGAATCGGTGCATGGACAGATCGCCGCCACCGGGTACGGGAAAGGCGGTTTCGGCTATGATCCTGTCTTCTACGTCACGGAGGCCGGAAAAACCATGGCCGAACTGACCGATGATGAGAAAGACCACTACAGCCACCGCGGTCGCGCAACACGGCACCTTATCACCCTGTTAGGAGAAATTTCATGA
- a CDS encoding CBS domain-containing protein yields the protein MANVQSILDKKGSTVISIGPDDALSHALLKLTEHKIGALLVLNEQGDIKGILSERDIIRHFSKRLEHLNTGSIKVREVMTTGVTYVKPHQSSEDCLQLMTAGRFRHLPVVDGEKVIGMISIGDVVKAALEERDFQIGELEHYITNAY from the coding sequence ATGGCAAATGTACAATCGATTCTGGATAAAAAAGGGAGTACGGTAATCAGCATCGGACCCGATGATGCCCTTTCTCATGCACTCTTGAAACTGACCGAGCACAAAATCGGTGCATTGTTGGTACTCAACGAGCAGGGTGACATCAAGGGAATCCTCTCTGAAAGAGACATCATCCGGCATTTCTCCAAGAGACTTGAGCATCTCAATACTGGTTCCATCAAGGTGCGCGAAGTGATGACGACCGGAGTAACCTATGTCAAGCCTCATCAAAGCAGTGAGGACTGCCTGCAGCTCATGACCGCAGGTCGCTTCCGTCACCTTCCGGTTGTTGATGGAGAAAAGGTCATCGGCATGATATCCATCGGGGATGTGGTCAAGGCGGCCTTGGAAGAACGCGATTTCCAGATCGGCGAGCTTGAGCACTACATCACGAATGCCTACTGA
- a CDS encoding polyprenyl synthetase family protein produces the protein MTDFWNDEQELKEQLLHVSSTIENTVATAHGFIRPILLDHVQSVGKMLRPALVLITSALGEHSITEDAVRVGSVIELIHLASLVHDDIIDSASKRRGKSTVYAKVGAKQAVLAGDFLLAKALLLTSGKERGMDSRVVSAALSRLCESELDQDAGQGDFLISRHTYLRRIAGKTASLFALSCYSGVALQEAPPVKQMLCHRIGYCMGMAFQIQDDVLDYAGSSSKLGKQTGNDLKCGIPTLPLIYALDQEQRNGGAELRDLLLSSTVPLKEKTVKQALVLVESLGGVQKAEILAESYKMRALSDIKRLAHPQVERQLGNLFTKLSKRSV, from the coding sequence ATGACCGATTTCTGGAACGATGAGCAGGAACTCAAAGAGCAGCTTCTACACGTGAGCAGTACCATCGAAAATACGGTGGCCACTGCTCATGGCTTTATCCGTCCGATTTTACTCGACCATGTCCAGTCGGTGGGAAAAATGCTGCGACCAGCACTGGTCTTGATTACAAGCGCTCTAGGCGAGCACTCGATCACCGAGGATGCCGTCAGGGTTGGGTCGGTTATTGAACTGATTCATTTGGCCTCTCTTGTGCATGACGATATTATTGACTCCGCCTCCAAGCGCAGAGGCAAATCCACGGTCTACGCCAAGGTAGGAGCCAAGCAGGCAGTCCTCGCCGGTGATTTTCTCTTGGCGAAAGCCTTGCTGCTGACAAGCGGCAAAGAACGGGGAATGGACAGCAGGGTGGTCTCTGCCGCTCTCTCCCGCTTGTGTGAAAGCGAGCTTGACCAGGATGCAGGGCAAGGTGATTTCCTCATCTCTCGACACACCTACCTCCGAAGGATTGCAGGAAAAACGGCAAGTCTGTTCGCATTGAGTTGTTATTCGGGTGTTGCATTGCAGGAAGCACCTCCGGTCAAGCAGATGCTGTGTCATAGAATCGGGTACTGCATGGGTATGGCCTTCCAAATCCAAGACGACGTTCTCGATTATGCAGGAAGTTCATCCAAGCTTGGTAAGCAGACAGGCAATGACTTGAAGTGCGGGATCCCCACCCTGCCGCTCATCTATGCCTTGGACCAGGAACAACGGAATGGAGGAGCGGAATTGCGGGATCTACTGCTTAGTTCTACAGTTCCATTAAAAGAAAAAACCGTAAAACAGGCGCTGGTCTTGGTTGAATCTTTGGGTGGTGTACAAAAAGCAGAAATTCTTGCAGAATCATACAAGATGCGTGCGCTCTCGGACATCAAGCGGCTTGCGCATCCTCAGGTTGAGAGACAGCTTGGCAATCTCTTTACCAAATTATCGAAGCGCTCTGTATAA
- a CDS encoding LysE family translocator, whose translation MQIDMLATLTFALITTFTPGPNTISSQAMGLNYGYRRSLPYFFGIATGFFSIMLLSAVLAAALTQLIPSVVTYLTIAGSLYILYLAYHVFTSSYSFSQTIVKPLGYSNGLLLQLLNPKVIILGLTVYSTFLRDMARTPFNLAASALCFTLMSFSALSTWALFGMGISRLLRTEHTRKVVNAALALLLVYTAVRMVWSLFSA comes from the coding sequence ATGCAAATCGACATGCTTGCCACCCTGACCTTTGCCTTGATAACCACATTCACCCCTGGTCCCAATACGATCAGCAGTCAGGCAATGGGGCTGAATTACGGCTATCGCAGGTCCCTGCCGTATTTCTTCGGAATTGCCACAGGATTCTTCTCGATCATGCTGCTCAGTGCAGTGCTCGCTGCAGCGCTTACTCAATTGATTCCTTCGGTGGTAACCTACCTTACCATAGCCGGCAGCCTTTATATTCTCTACTTGGCCTACCACGTTTTTACAAGTTCATATTCGTTCTCCCAAACGATTGTAAAGCCGCTCGGCTACAGCAACGGCCTGCTCTTGCAGTTGCTTAATCCGAAGGTCATCATCCTTGGGCTGACCGTCTACTCGACTTTCCTCAGGGATATGGCACGCACTCCGTTCAATCTCGCGGCGAGTGCCCTTTGTTTTACGCTGATGAGTTTTTCAGCCCTCTCAACCTGGGCCTTGTTCGGGATGGGGATATCACGCCTGCTCAGAACCGAGCATACTCGCAAGGTTGTCAATGCAGCACTTGCACTATTGCTGGTGTATACAGCGGTGAGGATGGTGTGGAGCTTGTTTTCAGCCTGA
- a CDS encoding permease, which yields MNIILYSATAALLLLSFVKDREKTRKALLKAWKAFENILPQFLVVILLVSLLLSLLDHRMILRIIGSESGWLGVLLAAIVGAVTLIPGFVAFPTAALLVNGGAGYMQIGAFISTLMMVGIVTLPVEMQYFGKKLALYRNALAFVFSFLVAFVIGQVMEAVV from the coding sequence ATGAACATCATTTTATATAGTGCAACCGCTGCACTGCTGCTTCTCTCTTTTGTAAAAGACCGAGAGAAAACCCGCAAGGCTTTACTGAAAGCATGGAAGGCGTTTGAAAACATTCTTCCCCAGTTTCTGGTCGTCATCCTGCTCGTCAGTCTGTTGCTCAGCCTGCTCGACCACCGGATGATTCTCAGAATAATCGGTTCTGAATCCGGTTGGCTGGGAGTGCTGCTTGCAGCCATCGTAGGGGCGGTCACTCTGATTCCCGGATTTGTCGCCTTCCCCACTGCGGCTCTTTTAGTCAACGGAGGAGCCGGGTACATGCAAATCGGGGCGTTCATCTCAACGTTGATGATGGTCGGCATCGTCACCCTTCCGGTGGAAATGCAGTACTTCGGCAAAAAGCTTGCACTCTATCGCAACGCTCTTGCGTTTGTCTTTTCGTTCCTTGTGGCCTTCGTCATCGGGCAGGTCATGGAGGCAGTAGTATGA
- a CDS encoding DUF438 domain-containing protein, which yields MDDKKIQRLKEIIERLHSGASSDEVKKDFEAEFGTVSAEELAAAERKLMESGAIVVEQVQKLCDVHASVFGGSIEEIHQGKQADKTPGHPAFVFIKENEGLTSFINTEFSNAVKAYKQDKSEAAKANLLAELKSLSKLDKHYARKENLFFPYMEKAGITAPPKVMWGVDDEIRDLWKSCIRSLETEGTVQEASLDKLIEQVLGMINKENNILMPMLSGVMDGDSWLTVARDSADIGYCFNGGIEGASPSDALTWYRWNASMSGKEDFAPKQETSGEIVLPSGHLNLEELTWMLNTLPGDVTFVGADDKVRYFSEGKDRVFPRTRSIVGREVAHCHPPKSLAVVEKLVEDFKAGLKDSESFWIQKGTMFILIRYFAVRNEKQEYLGVVEVTEEISSLRSLEGQKTLLS from the coding sequence ATGGACGATAAGAAAATTCAGAGGCTGAAGGAAATCATAGAAAGACTGCACAGTGGCGCTTCCAGTGATGAAGTGAAGAAGGATTTCGAGGCTGAATTCGGCACGGTGAGTGCAGAGGAGTTGGCTGCAGCCGAACGCAAGCTCATGGAAAGCGGTGCCATTGTTGTAGAGCAGGTCCAGAAGCTCTGTGATGTACACGCCTCGGTCTTTGGCGGCAGCATTGAAGAGATTCATCAGGGCAAGCAAGCCGACAAGACTCCCGGTCATCCGGCATTTGTTTTCATCAAGGAAAACGAGGGGCTGACGAGTTTCATCAATACCGAGTTCAGCAACGCTGTAAAAGCCTACAAACAGGACAAGAGTGAAGCCGCCAAAGCGAATCTGCTTGCAGAGCTGAAGAGCCTGAGCAAGCTCGACAAGCACTATGCCCGAAAAGAGAATCTCTTCTTCCCCTATATGGAGAAAGCCGGGATCACTGCTCCTCCGAAGGTTATGTGGGGGGTGGACGATGAGATTCGCGATCTTTGGAAATCCTGCATTCGCAGTCTTGAGACTGAGGGGACTGTACAAGAAGCCTCACTGGACAAGTTGATCGAACAGGTACTGGGCATGATCAACAAGGAGAACAACATCCTCATGCCGATGCTCTCAGGTGTAATGGATGGTGATTCCTGGCTTACGGTCGCCCGCGACAGCGCTGATATCGGATACTGTTTCAACGGAGGAATCGAGGGTGCAAGTCCTTCTGATGCCTTGACCTGGTACCGCTGGAATGCAAGTATGAGCGGCAAAGAGGACTTTGCTCCAAAACAGGAGACAAGTGGAGAGATCGTGCTGCCCAGCGGCCATCTTAACCTCGAAGAGTTGACTTGGATGCTCAACACGCTTCCAGGCGATGTCACCTTTGTTGGTGCCGATGACAAGGTCCGCTATTTCAGCGAAGGAAAGGACAGGGTTTTCCCACGTACCCGCAGCATCGTTGGACGCGAAGTAGCTCACTGCCATCCTCCCAAGAGCCTGGCTGTCGTCGAGAAGCTGGTCGAGGATTTCAAGGCCGGTCTGAAGGACAGTGAATCCTTCTGGATCCAGAAAGGCACCATGTTCATCCTGATTCGTTACTTTGCAGTCCGCAATGAGAAGCAGGAGTATTTGGGAGTCGTGGAAGTGACGGAAGAGATTTCCTCCCTGAGGAGTCTGGAGGGACAGAAGACCCTGCTCAGCTGA
- a CDS encoding NAD(P)/FAD-dependent oxidoreductase codes for MDKKQIVVLGGGYAGVHAAKTLHKAFKKHQDKVEITLIDKNRHHILMTELHEVAGNRVEEDSVKISFDRIFSGKMVNVVQDTIIDIDFKNQTLKGDRASYGYDQLIIGTGATTADFNIPGVKEHAFYLWSLEDALRIRCHIEQVVKDASREADSEKRRQMLTFVVAGGGFTGIELVGELTEWLPILCKENGIDFKKEGRLISAEALGSILNMLPEKPRAKAVKYLEKQGVEIKLNSLITQVDAEGFTTKSGEVIKTKTLVWTCGVRGTEFCEKLPLTDGKIGRKLVNEYMQSPDYQNVYLVGDGMWFLENNRAVPQIVEAAEQTAKTAADGVIYAVKSELGLKAEHPKPFKSNFHGFMVSIGGKYAVSHTAGMSLSGFFAMALKHMVNIYYQSGVCGVNGAWAYIKHEILEIKHNRSLIGGLAAYKVPSYWTTFLRMYLGVMWFIEGVGKIQKGWLTDTTGSKVYWGAPAGSVSDAWASASQAVTETVASASQAVADTVASVSQTAYQTVASASQPAVQAVASASQPAVEAASSATQWVVETAASASQTVVDTVAAVSQSIAESGAVEQFAPPLLSQPLAIFTWINNTFVAQAPYLFQLMIVLAEVGIGLALFAGLFTFPAAIVSLGLSVMFLIGALAGKEILWYMAVSIVMLGGAGKAFGLDYWVMPYLKKLWNKTPLAKKTYFYLDEPEFTKRQMERKLGKK; via the coding sequence ATGGACAAGAAACAGATTGTGGTATTGGGCGGGGGATACGCCGGAGTACACGCTGCAAAAACCTTGCACAAAGCATTCAAGAAGCATCAAGACAAGGTTGAAATAACCTTGATTGACAAGAACCGTCACCACATTCTCATGACTGAGCTGCATGAAGTCGCCGGTAACCGTGTTGAAGAGGATTCCGTAAAAATATCCTTCGACCGCATTTTCTCCGGCAAAATGGTCAATGTCGTACAGGACACCATTATCGACATCGATTTCAAGAACCAGACACTCAAAGGCGATCGTGCAAGCTACGGATATGACCAACTGATCATCGGGACAGGTGCCACCACCGCCGACTTCAACATACCCGGTGTCAAGGAGCACGCATTCTACTTGTGGAGTCTTGAGGATGCACTTCGCATCCGCTGCCATATCGAACAGGTTGTCAAGGATGCAAGCCGTGAAGCCGATAGTGAAAAGCGCAGACAGATGCTTACCTTCGTGGTTGCCGGCGGTGGATTCACCGGCATCGAGCTGGTGGGTGAACTCACTGAATGGCTACCGATCCTGTGCAAGGAAAACGGCATTGACTTCAAGAAGGAAGGCAGGCTTATCAGCGCAGAAGCACTGGGAAGCATTTTGAACATGCTTCCGGAGAAACCCAGGGCAAAGGCTGTAAAATACCTGGAGAAACAAGGCGTTGAGATTAAGCTCAACTCCCTGATCACCCAAGTCGATGCCGAAGGCTTCACCACCAAAAGCGGCGAAGTGATCAAAACAAAGACGCTGGTCTGGACCTGCGGCGTTCGCGGAACGGAATTCTGCGAGAAGCTTCCGCTTACCGATGGTAAGATCGGCAGAAAACTCGTCAATGAATATATGCAAAGCCCCGATTACCAGAACGTCTACCTCGTCGGTGACGGCATGTGGTTTTTGGAGAATAACCGTGCAGTTCCCCAGATAGTTGAAGCCGCCGAACAGACTGCAAAGACTGCGGCCGATGGTGTAATCTATGCAGTCAAGAGTGAACTCGGCCTCAAAGCCGAGCACCCCAAGCCGTTCAAGTCGAACTTCCACGGATTCATGGTTTCCATCGGTGGAAAGTATGCAGTGAGTCATACCGCCGGCATGTCCCTCTCAGGCTTCTTCGCCATGGCCCTCAAGCATATGGTGAACATCTATTACCAGAGCGGTGTATGTGGCGTAAACGGTGCTTGGGCGTACATCAAGCATGAGATACTGGAAATAAAGCACAACCGCTCCCTCATCGGTGGTTTGGCTGCCTACAAGGTTCCCTCCTATTGGACAACCTTCCTCAGAATGTATCTGGGTGTAATGTGGTTTATTGAGGGAGTTGGGAAAATACAGAAAGGCTGGCTTACCGATACAACCGGCTCAAAGGTATATTGGGGAGCTCCTGCCGGCAGTGTTTCCGATGCATGGGCCTCTGCCAGCCAAGCGGTTACTGAAACAGTCGCCTCGGCAAGTCAGGCGGTAGCCGACACCGTAGCTTCGGTCAGTCAGACTGCGTATCAGACTGTAGCATCGGCAAGTCAACCGGCAGTGCAAGCCGTGGCTTCCGCCAGCCAGCCGGCAGTGGAAGCTGCATCATCGGCAACCCAATGGGTTGTCGAGACCGCAGCCTCTGCAAGCCAGACGGTTGTTGATACCGTCGCAGCCGTCAGCCAATCGATTGCTGAGAGCGGTGCAGTCGAGCAGTTTGCTCCTCCCCTGCTCTCCCAGCCTTTGGCAATCTTCACCTGGATCAACAATACATTTGTAGCCCAGGCTCCCTATCTGTTCCAGCTGATGATCGTACTGGCTGAAGTTGGTATCGGACTTGCCCTCTTTGCCGGTCTGTTTACCTTCCCTGCCGCCATCGTATCCTTGGGCTTGTCGGTCATGTTCCTGATCGGGGCATTGGCAGGCAAAGAGATTCTTTGGTATATGGCGGTATCGATTGTCATGCTCGGAGGAGCAGGCAAGGCCTTCGGTCTGGACTACTGGGTGATGCCTTATCTGAAGAAGTTGTGGAATAAAACTCCGCTTGCCAAGAAAACCTACTTCTATCTTGATGAACCCGAGTTCACCAAACGCCAGATGGAACGGAAATTGGGGAAAAAGTAG
- the pepF gene encoding oligoendopeptidase F produces MKTLNRAQQKIEDTWDLGSLFGNNESWDEGLKELKTRIEEAPELKGSLSAGKDSFLSTMQWYEQTSILAERLYNYAFLLYAGDASDNDNVRRYSLASQQLSLLSAAMAFFDPELLGIEDKVIETYLEDVDFAPYAIFIKKARRFKEHILSESEERLMALQGEVGSVMRTTFGDLTNVDFDFGELDGKPLTQSSFSSFLMQDDRDLRKRAYKQFYAVYEKSKHAIARLYEGQVKQDIFRSKARGYESCRSMALFGDRVPLSVYDNLIKAVHEAFPALHRYYALRSRLLGQEKLAHYDVYVPLVKGIESHTSYEQAVNIICESLKPLGEEYVKTIKAGLTTERWVDRYENKGKRSGAFSSGTYTSKPYILLNYKEDVLRDLFTVAHEGGHSMHSYYSAKNNPYFHYDYTIFEAEVASTFNEQLVAKYMIETSSDNKTKAYILGKQIDDIVATLFRQTMFAEYEKVTHELAEAGTPLTLEVLRQEYRKLLEAYFGPAVEFEDESDLEGLRIPHFYSPFYVYKYATGISAAIALSQKVLCGGEAQRNDYLAFLSSGGSSYPIDSLCKAGVDMESEKPVQEALKTFESLLDQFEALL; encoded by the coding sequence ATGAAGACACTCAACCGAGCACAGCAGAAAATTGAAGATACCTGGGACCTTGGCAGTCTCTTTGGGAACAACGAAAGCTGGGACGAAGGACTCAAGGAGCTTAAAACCCGCATCGAGGAGGCCCCTGAGCTGAAAGGAAGCCTTTCAGCGGGCAAGGATTCCTTTTTATCAACGATGCAGTGGTACGAACAGACTTCGATTCTTGCCGAGCGGCTGTACAACTACGCCTTTCTGCTCTACGCAGGAGATGCCTCTGACAACGACAACGTCAGGCGCTACTCGCTGGCATCCCAGCAGCTGAGCCTGCTATCGGCTGCCATGGCTTTCTTCGATCCCGAATTGCTCGGCATTGAGGACAAGGTAATCGAAACCTATCTCGAGGATGTGGATTTTGCTCCCTATGCCATTTTCATCAAGAAAGCACGCAGATTCAAGGAACATATACTCAGCGAGTCGGAAGAGCGCCTGATGGCACTGCAGGGAGAGGTTGGCTCGGTGATGCGAACCACCTTCGGCGATTTGACCAACGTAGATTTCGATTTCGGCGAGCTTGACGGGAAACCTCTCACCCAGAGCTCATTCAGCAGCTTCTTGATGCAGGATGACAGGGACTTGAGGAAGAGGGCGTACAAACAGTTCTATGCAGTATATGAGAAGAGCAAGCATGCCATCGCCAGACTCTACGAAGGCCAGGTGAAGCAGGATATATTCCGCAGCAAGGCTCGCGGTTATGAAAGCTGCCGGAGCATGGCTCTCTTCGGTGACAGGGTACCCTTGTCTGTATACGACAACCTGATCAAGGCGGTGCATGAGGCCTTCCCTGCCCTGCACCGTTACTATGCATTGAGATCTCGTTTGCTGGGACAGGAGAAGCTTGCCCACTACGATGTTTATGTCCCCTTGGTCAAAGGCATCGAGTCCCATACGAGCTATGAGCAGGCGGTCAACATCATCTGTGAGTCGCTCAAGCCCCTTGGCGAGGAATATGTCAAGACCATCAAGGCAGGGCTTACCACCGAGCGCTGGGTCGACCGGTATGAGAACAAAGGAAAGCGCAGTGGAGCCTTCAGCAGTGGAACCTATACGTCCAAGCCGTACATTCTGCTCAACTACAAGGAGGATGTACTTCGCGACCTGTTCACCGTAGCCCACGAAGGAGGACACTCCATGCACAGCTACTACAGTGCAAAGAACAATCCCTACTTCCACTACGACTACACCATCTTTGAAGCTGAAGTGGCCTCCACCTTCAACGAGCAGCTGGTGGCCAAGTATATGATCGAGACCTCATCGGACAACAAAACCAAGGCCTATATTTTGGGCAAGCAGATCGACGATATCGTTGCCACGCTCTTCAGGCAGACAATGTTCGCCGAGTATGAGAAGGTCACGCATGAGTTGGCTGAAGCAGGTACTCCCTTGACGCTTGAGGTGTTGCGACAAGAGTACCGCAAGCTGCTTGAAGCCTACTTCGGACCCGCCGTCGAGTTTGAGGATGAGAGCGATCTTGAAGGCCTGAGAATACCACACTTCTACAGCCCCTTCTATGTATATAAATACGCAACCGGCATCAGTGCCGCAATCGCATTGAGTCAAAAGGTCCTATGCGGTGGTGAAGCCCAGCGCAACGACTACCTCGCTTTCCTCTCTAGCGGCGGCAGCTCCTATCCCATCGATTCCCTCTGCAAGGCTGGTGTCGATATGGAGAGTGAAAAACCGGTGCAGGAGGCTTTGAAAACGTTTGAAAGCCTGCTCGATCAATTTGAAGCGTTACTCTAG
- a CDS encoding DHH family phosphoesterase: MFSYPPFDEQILDLLRSRDEFIVLGHVSPDGDCLSSQMAAGSLLLKMGKTVHLANAGPFDRSEISHLRADFLSHIDKELYDRDPIVVVVDCSSPERLGHLAQEIEGLTTIVLDHHSSGEQFGTHRYIVPRSVSTTLIIMQLYKALEVEISQEIAEHLFFGFATDSGFFRFINAYRGETLRLAAELVDLGVSPNTMADRMTGGKSLGYVKYLGKLIDRSESLYDGRLMFSSSCLKDRDTYITSDKPSDSLYAMLLSVKNVEVVLFFKELEGGATEVGFRSSHQSSVDVGALAERFGGGGHKKAAGATINEKIEVVRQKLIDAVGELLNS, encoded by the coding sequence ATGTTTAGTTACCCCCCATTCGACGAACAGATTCTTGATCTGTTGAGAAGTCGGGACGAGTTCATCGTTCTAGGACACGTAAGCCCTGATGGGGATTGCCTTTCCAGTCAGATGGCCGCAGGATCGCTCTTGCTCAAAATGGGCAAGACGGTCCACTTGGCCAACGCCGGCCCGTTCGACCGTTCTGAAATTTCCCATTTACGAGCAGATTTTCTTTCCCATATCGACAAGGAGCTCTACGACCGCGATCCCATTGTTGTCGTGGTCGATTGCTCCTCGCCCGAGAGACTTGGCCATTTGGCCCAGGAGATCGAAGGGCTGACCACCATAGTTCTGGACCACCACAGCAGTGGAGAACAATTCGGAACCCATCGCTACATCGTACCCCGTTCAGTTTCCACCACACTCATCATCATGCAGCTGTACAAGGCCCTTGAAGTGGAAATCTCCCAGGAGATCGCCGAGCATCTGTTCTTCGGTTTCGCCACCGACTCAGGGTTTTTCCGCTTCATCAACGCATATCGCGGCGAGACGTTGCGCCTCGCCGCTGAGCTTGTAGACCTCGGGGTATCCCCCAATACCATGGCTGACCGCATGACCGGCGGTAAAAGCCTTGGCTATGTAAAGTACCTGGGCAAGCTTATCGACCGGAGCGAAAGCCTCTATGACGGCAGGCTTATGTTCTCCTCCTCCTGCCTCAAGGACCGGGACACCTATATCACCTCCGACAAACCCAGCGATTCGCTCTATGCAATGTTGCTTTCGGTTAAGAATGTTGAGGTGGTACTTTTCTTCAAGGAACTCGAAGGCGGTGCAACCGAGGTGGGGTTCCGTTCTTCCCATCAAAGCAGTGTCGATGTCGGAGCCTTGGCTGAACGGTTCGGCGGCGGTGGACATAAAAAAGCCGCAGGAGCCACCATCAATGAAAAGATCGAGGTGGTGCGTCAGAAACTGATCGATGCTGTTGGGGAACTGCTGAACAGCTGA
- a CDS encoding permease yields MKHFVKRYRSFLIVSVVLLLAGLFNKELGQQVLSTTAYQLKEMLLVIPPIFVLLGLLDIWVPKQTMVKYMGEGSGLKGILLALFIGSAAAGPLYGAFPVAAVFMRKGVKFSNILIFLGAWSTTKIPMILFEFSALGLPFALTRLLVDIPGIIIIAYLLQALMGKKEIESIYTKAMQNS; encoded by the coding sequence ATGAAGCATTTTGTGAAGCGCTATCGCTCATTCTTGATTGTATCGGTGGTCCTGTTGCTTGCCGGTCTTTTCAATAAGGAGCTTGGACAGCAGGTACTGAGCACAACGGCATACCAACTCAAGGAGATGCTGTTGGTGATTCCTCCCATTTTCGTGCTCCTCGGGCTTCTGGACATCTGGGTTCCCAAGCAGACCATGGTCAAATACATGGGGGAAGGCAGCGGCTTGAAAGGAATACTGCTCGCCCTTTTCATCGGTTCAGCTGCAGCAGGTCCCCTCTACGGAGCCTTCCCGGTGGCTGCCGTGTTCATGAGAAAAGGGGTGAAGTTCTCCAACATCCTGATCTTCCTCGGAGCCTGGTCCACCACCAAGATTCCGATGATCCTGTTTGAATTCTCTGCACTCGGTCTTCCCTTCGCCCTAACCCGGCTGCTCGTCGATATTCCGGGTATCATCATCATCGCCTACCTGCTTCAGGCATTGATGGGGAAAAAGGAGATAGAGAGCATCTATACGAAAGCGATGCAAAACAGCTAA
- a CDS encoding Crp/Fnr family transcriptional regulator, which yields MEAASQCQNCTNDRCIRSVPLFASLEPEAVHALTAQMEHRSFQKGEILVREGDLAKGFTVIREGSAKAYRTNADGREQILYIFPANDYYGARFLFTEERVPYTVEALEETHVCILSKAQFASLLEKHSSVALQIIEAMANRMSRLETAMQSMGGRNADLRIASLLLEFKQPYGRYNGPYLEITLPLSREGLANYLGLARETLSRKLVQFEEEGLVELVGQKVVRILDLERLVGLSVMVD from the coding sequence ATGGAAGCCGCCAGTCAGTGCCAGAATTGCACAAACGACCGCTGTATACGCAGCGTCCCCCTCTTCGCCTCCCTGGAACCGGAGGCGGTGCATGCCCTAACCGCCCAGATGGAGCATCGGAGCTTTCAGAAAGGAGAGATACTGGTGAGGGAGGGGGATTTAGCAAAGGGTTTCACGGTAATCCGCGAGGGTAGTGCCAAGGCATACCGGACCAATGCCGACGGCAGGGAGCAGATATTATACATCTTTCCTGCAAACGACTACTACGGAGCACGATTTCTGTTTACCGAAGAGAGGGTTCCCTACACGGTCGAGGCGTTGGAGGAGACACACGTCTGCATCCTCAGCAAGGCGCAGTTCGCATCGTTGCTTGAAAAACACAGCTCGGTTGCACTGCAAATCATCGAGGCGATGGCGAACCGGATGAGCCGCCTTGAAACGGCGATGCAGAGCATGGGAGGCAGGAATGCCGACCTCAGAATTGCAAGCCTGTTGCTTGAATTCAAGCAGCCCTACGGCCGTTACAACGGACCTTATCTTGAAATAACCCTTCCCCTGAGCAGGGAAGGGTTGGCTAATTATCTTGGGCTGGCCCGCGAGACGCTCAGTCGCAAGCTGGTTCAGTTCGAGGAAGAGGGCTTGGTCGAGCTCGTCGGGCAGAAGGTGGTACGCATCCTGGACCTTGAGCGTCTGGTCGGCCTCTCGGTTATGGTCGATTAG